A window of the Citrus sinensis cultivar Valencia sweet orange chromosome 9, DVS_A1.0, whole genome shotgun sequence genome harbors these coding sequences:
- the LOC107176684 gene encoding uncharacterized protein LOC107176684 — protein sequence MDELEEDNGFEVREELMISPNGGPKPTQRLGHFLKPCVNSIKGQVFELPTHCLSSLPPIFEPKSWPLNVNFHGWRPPQKKWKAWVGRMAALYESIWKKAGIHEVILNSTHEIWRNYDLVLGLAEKWCPETKSFIFSLGEATITLEDTMIAGYSVLGSPVFSPLETDELMETQEKLNQAVKELNRSTAKKP from the coding sequence ATGGACGAATTAGAAGAAGACAATGGGTTTGAAGTGAGAGAGGAGCTCATGATTTCACCCAATGGTGGTCCAAAGCCTACACAGAGACTTGGCCATTTTCTCAAACCTTGCGTCAACTCCATTAAAGGCCAAGTTTTTGAGCTTCCTACTCACTGTCTTTCCTCCTTGCCCCCCATTTTTGAACCCAAAAGTTGGCCTTTAAATGTAAACTTTCACGGATGGAGGCCGCCGCAAAAGAAATGGAAAGCTTGGGTTGGAAGGATGGCTGCTCTGTATGAATCTATATGGAAGAAAGCCGGTATACATGAAGTAATCTTGAATTCGACGCATGAAATTTGGAGAAACTATGATTTGGTTCTTGGTCTTGCTGAGAAATGGTGTCCGGAGACcaaaagtttcattttttcattggGTGAAGCCACCATTACATTAGAGGATACGATGATTGCAGGGTACTCTGTTTTGGGTTCCCCTGTTTTTAGCCCTCTTGAAACAGATGAGCTGATGGAAACACAGGAGAAATTGAATCAAGCTGTAAAGGAACTCAATAGAAGTACAGCTAAGAAGCCGTAA